A stretch of Thermogemmatispora onikobensis DNA encodes these proteins:
- a CDS encoding DUF505 domain-containing protein, producing the protein MLLTGAHVAALRELASSEEAGQAAYELAEDDRRALIYRALELQGLAVLELPRSYRLTYAGREALQLLEEMHRDWQAGTLTLDERGQHLLAGEYENGVEGWRFLGSDILAALQAAEHAGGRVGPATESLLQARGLTEEATDPLHKSVVRRLNRHGRAWLDFARRHRPRLEIDGGLANAIQRMIPGYSGRPAPELSGDFIDLLEAMELITWSLPDGRFYALTALGEAVYEALRKGGYTIGAVALDEPILKLLALLVDRGSEALAADQSEQLQELGFMSLDGHLTPAGEAALRAYALLQSERPVSVRTFALTEAEVEVLLALHQLAARQENGGPPPDLERLRKTLVEQLASRYREIVGRYGRRLEERSALKRRALELVEELHSRDEWFDSLWDLEELVASLEALALVRTESDGERTLYQLTPYGQRVVEEQQQEQRRAISSTAVKAVSMALTRWTGLATSWVERALEEGLVGSGGGVTRAGRLYSWLAEHCPRQPMLTRLEAEVLVNLPETEPGPFVSEYQASLEAERLAWALDKLEAHGLIDRLPDGQIVRTEAGQLLARAVVGATKLAHPITPRIVRLLAAMRQVGTLYVKEQKVRIQPEQWKEVERLTGLGPQEFLETRHVARMGHYIGEVTLNQAGLEVLEAAALLQQRT; encoded by the coding sequence ATGCTCTTGACGGGGGCTCATGTGGCAGCCTTACGGGAACTGGCGAGCAGTGAGGAGGCAGGCCAGGCTGCCTACGAGTTGGCAGAGGATGATCGCCGTGCCTTGATCTATCGCGCCTTGGAGTTGCAGGGGCTGGCAGTGCTGGAGCTGCCGCGCTCCTATCGTCTGACCTATGCCGGACGAGAAGCTCTGCAGCTGCTGGAGGAGATGCACCGCGACTGGCAGGCGGGTACCCTCACGCTGGATGAGCGCGGACAGCACCTTTTGGCGGGCGAGTATGAGAATGGGGTAGAGGGCTGGCGCTTTTTGGGGTCGGATATACTGGCTGCGCTACAGGCTGCCGAGCACGCTGGTGGGAGGGTGGGGCCTGCAACTGAGAGCTTGCTACAGGCGCGCGGCCTGACTGAGGAGGCAACCGATCCGCTTCATAAGAGCGTGGTGCGGCGCCTGAATCGACATGGACGGGCCTGGCTCGACTTTGCGCGGCGTCATCGGCCCCGTTTGGAGATCGATGGAGGGCTGGCCAACGCCATCCAGCGGATGATTCCGGGCTACAGCGGGCGCCCAGCGCCAGAACTGTCGGGCGACTTTATCGATCTGCTGGAGGCGATGGAGCTGATTACCTGGTCGCTGCCCGATGGCCGGTTCTATGCCCTGACGGCGCTGGGAGAGGCTGTCTATGAAGCGCTGCGCAAGGGGGGCTACACGATTGGGGCCGTCGCTCTTGATGAGCCTATTCTTAAACTGCTGGCCCTTCTGGTTGACCGCGGCAGCGAGGCCCTCGCAGCTGATCAAAGCGAGCAGCTACAGGAACTGGGCTTTATGAGCCTGGATGGTCACCTCACGCCCGCTGGCGAGGCAGCTCTCCGGGCCTACGCTCTCCTGCAGAGCGAGCGACCTGTCTCGGTGCGGACCTTTGCCCTCACAGAGGCCGAGGTTGAAGTCTTGCTGGCTCTCCATCAGCTGGCAGCCCGCCAGGAGAATGGTGGCCCTCCTCCTGACCTGGAGCGTCTGCGCAAAACGCTGGTAGAGCAGTTGGCCAGCCGCTATCGCGAGATCGTTGGGCGGTATGGCCGACGTCTGGAGGAGCGGTCGGCGCTGAAACGGCGCGCCCTGGAGCTGGTGGAGGAGTTACACAGCCGCGATGAGTGGTTTGACTCACTGTGGGACCTGGAGGAGCTGGTGGCCAGTCTGGAGGCGCTGGCGCTGGTACGGACCGAGAGCGATGGGGAGCGGACGCTCTATCAGTTGACGCCCTATGGCCAGCGCGTGGTTGAGGAGCAGCAGCAGGAACAGAGACGCGCGATCTCCTCGACGGCGGTCAAGGCCGTGAGTATGGCACTGACGCGCTGGACAGGGCTGGCAACTTCCTGGGTCGAGCGAGCGCTTGAGGAGGGTCTCGTCGGCAGTGGAGGAGGTGTGACCCGCGCAGGCCGGCTCTACTCCTGGCTGGCTGAGCATTGTCCGCGCCAGCCGATGCTGACACGCCTGGAGGCCGAGGTCCTGGTCAATCTGCCGGAGACGGAACCAGGGCCGTTTGTCTCCGAGTACCAGGCCTCTCTAGAGGCGGAACGCCTGGCCTGGGCGCTCGATAAACTAGAGGCGCATGGATTGATTGATCGCCTGCCAGATGGGCAGATTGTACGCACCGAGGCGGGACAACTGCTCGCGCGGGCGGTGGTTGGAGCGACAAAGCTGGCCCACCCCATTACACCGCGCATTGTACGCCTGCTTGCAGCCATGCGTCAGGTCGGGACACTCTACGTCAAGGAGCAGAAAGTCCGTATTCAGCCGGAGCAGTGGAAGGAGGTGGAGCGCCTGACAGGCCTGGGACCACAGGA